One window of Sulfurospirillum sp. 1612 genomic DNA carries:
- a CDS encoding cbb3-type cytochrome c oxidase N-terminal domain-containing protein, with the protein MNWLNDNVNVLTLIGAAAILILTIGVAGKYIKQMKTDKSGGELTGDNWDGVGEYKNPLPIGWSLSFIGTMIWALWYFFMGYPLGTFSQIGQYNEEVTQYNQKFESKWANPDHATLMGMGEGVFLVQCAPCHGITGDGMNGKAADLTKFGTEQFIVNVVLHGSKGQGYPLGEMPAGMLDESSAKAVAAYITQDISKTGTKHPELVETGKALFATCAACHGADGKGMGGSAPDLANFNKAGFVVSILNHGKKGVIGEMPAFNDGRLTKVQKIAVGTYVDSLHE; encoded by the coding sequence ATGAATTGGCTGAATGATAATGTAAATGTGTTGACACTGATCGGTGCAGCAGCAATTTTAATTCTTACCATTGGTGTAGCGGGTAAATACATCAAACAGATGAAAACTGACAAAAGTGGTGGAGAATTAACAGGAGACAACTGGGATGGGGTTGGCGAATACAAAAACCCATTACCTATAGGTTGGTCACTATCTTTTATAGGTACGATGATTTGGGCATTATGGTACTTTTTCATGGGGTATCCGTTGGGAACATTTTCTCAAATCGGACAATACAATGAAGAAGTGACACAATACAATCAAAAATTTGAAAGCAAATGGGCCAATCCTGACCATGCCACTTTGATGGGTATGGGCGAGGGCGTATTTTTGGTACAATGTGCACCATGTCACGGGATTACCGGTGATGGTATGAATGGAAAAGCAGCAGACTTGACAAAATTTGGTACTGAACAATTTATTGTGAATGTTGTATTGCACGGTTCTAAAGGTCAAGGGTATCCTCTAGGTGAAATGCCAGCGGGAATGTTGGATGAAAGTAGTGCCAAAGCAGTAGCGGCTTACATCACTCAAGATATATCTAAAACAGGAACAAAACACCCTGAATTAGTAGAAACCGGAAAAGCACTGTTTGCAACGTGTGCAGCATGTCATGGTGCAGATGGAAAAGGTATGGGCGGAAGTGCTCCAGATCTTGCGAATTTCAACAAAGCTGGTTTTGTCGTTAGTATTTTAAATCACGGTAAAAAAGGTGTTATTGGTGAAATGCCGGCTTTCAACGATGGAAGACTCACAAAGGTCCAAAAGATAGCAGTTGGTACCTATGTTGATTCGCTACACGAATAA
- a CDS encoding cytochrome c oxidase, cbb3-type, CcoQ subunit → MELVRLIQGYSYVAMIFILTIGLYAYIYHLYKSEKDGVKDYEKYSNLALHDEIDDNLVEKQYPQNDHKVK, encoded by the coding sequence ATGGAACTTGTAAGACTGATACAGGGCTATAGTTATGTTGCTATGATTTTTATTTTAACAATAGGACTCTATGCTTATATCTATCATCTTTACAAATCAGAAAAAGATGGTGTTAAGGATTATGAAAAGTACTCAAACTTAGCACTGCATGATGAGATTGATGATAATCTTGTTGAAAAACAATATCCACAAAATGATCATAAAGTTAAATAG
- the ccoO gene encoding cytochrome-c oxidase, cbb3-type subunit II translates to MFHWLEKNPFFFAVGVFVVIAYAGIVTVLPDFMESARPLVGTKPYTTLQLAGRQIYIQESCNACHSQLIRPFKSETDRYGKYSLSGEYAYDRPFLWGSERTGPDLHRVGNYRTTDWHENHMLDPESVVPGSIMPKYGFMFKKNADLETAYAEAYTVKKVFDVPYDQPNMPKLGTFAEAKAAAYKEAGAIVKDMKNQSVKDAYKNGQIKEIVALIAYLNSLK, encoded by the coding sequence ATGTTTCATTGGTTAGAAAAAAATCCATTCTTTTTTGCAGTAGGCGTTTTTGTCGTCATTGCGTATGCGGGAATTGTTACCGTATTGCCAGATTTTATGGAAAGTGCGAGACCACTAGTGGGTACCAAACCTTATACAACATTGCAGTTGGCAGGGAGACAAATCTATATCCAAGAGAGTTGTAACGCTTGCCATTCTCAATTGATTCGACCATTTAAATCAGAGACTGACCGATACGGTAAGTACTCTTTAAGTGGAGAATATGCTTATGATCGACCATTTTTGTGGGGAAGTGAAAGAACCGGTCCAGATTTGCACCGTGTTGGTAACTACAGAACAACAGACTGGCATGAAAATCATATGCTAGACCCTGAAAGTGTAGTACCAGGTTCTATCATGCCAAAATATGGTTTTATGTTTAAGAAAAATGCGGATTTAGAGACTGCTTATGCAGAAGCTTATACCGTTAAAAAAGTTTTTGATGTTCCTTACGATCAGCCAAATATGCCAAAACTCGGTACATTTGCTGAAGCTAAAGCAGCTGCTTATAAAGAAGCCGGTGCTATAGTAAAAGATATGAAAAATCAATCCGTGAAAGATGCGTACAAAAATGGGCAAATTAAAGAAATTGTTGCATTGATTGCGTATTTGAATAGCTTAAAATAA
- the ccoN gene encoding cytochrome-c oxidase, cbb3-type subunit I, protein MQSSNAIQYDYTVAKYFTIATIVFGIVGMTVGVFIAFQLSFPGLNDLFGAYGTFGRLRPLHTDSVIFGFTLSGIWATWYYVGQRVLKVSMAESKFLMFVGKLHFWLYLIGVAAVVVSLIMGITTSKEYAEFEWPIDIAIVIVWVLWGLGIFGLIGIRREKVLYISIWYYIATFLGVAMLYLFNNMEVPTYFVAGMGKWYHSVSMYAGSNDAMVQWWYGHNAVAFVFTVPIIAMIYYFLPKESGQPIFSYKLSLLSFWGLMFVYLWAGGHHLLYSTVPDWVQTMGSIFSIILILPSWGSAINMLLTMKGEWGQLKENPLIKFYVLASTFYMLSTLEGPIQAIKSVNALAHFTNWIPGHVHDGTLGWVGFMIIGALFHMAPRMYKKEIFSKKIVEAQFWVQTTGIVMYFSSMWIAGITQGMMWRATDQYGNLAYSFIDAVEVLHPYYTLRGVGGVFYLVGVFMWAYNMYKTATSSKAIEKEPQYASPMA, encoded by the coding sequence ATGCAGTCTAGTAATGCTATTCAGTATGACTACACAGTAGCGAAGTACTTCACAATAGCCACTATTGTTTTTGGTATTGTCGGTATGACCGTAGGTGTATTTATAGCTTTTCAATTGTCGTTTCCGGGGCTTAACGACTTGTTCGGAGCATATGGAACATTTGGAAGGTTACGACCGCTACACACAGATTCAGTGATTTTTGGTTTTACACTCAGTGGAATCTGGGCGACTTGGTACTATGTTGGACAAAGAGTTTTGAAAGTCTCTATGGCAGAATCAAAATTTCTAATGTTCGTTGGAAAACTTCATTTTTGGTTGTATTTAATTGGAGTGGCAGCTGTTGTTGTTTCTTTAATTATGGGGATTACAACTTCAAAAGAGTATGCAGAATTTGAATGGCCAATTGATATTGCTATCGTTATAGTATGGGTACTTTGGGGTCTTGGCATTTTTGGTCTTATCGGAATTAGAAGAGAAAAAGTACTCTATATTTCCATTTGGTATTATATCGCGACGTTTCTTGGTGTGGCGATGTTGTATCTTTTTAACAATATGGAAGTACCGACTTACTTTGTAGCCGGTATGGGTAAATGGTATCACTCTGTATCTATGTATGCAGGAAGTAATGATGCGATGGTTCAATGGTGGTATGGACACAATGCGGTTGCATTTGTTTTCACGGTGCCAATTATTGCTATGATTTATTACTTTTTACCAAAAGAATCAGGTCAACCAATTTTCTCTTATAAATTGTCACTATTATCATTTTGGGGCTTGATGTTTGTTTATCTTTGGGCTGGTGGACACCACTTACTTTACTCAACCGTTCCAGATTGGGTTCAAACTATGGGATCAATTTTCTCTATTATTCTCATCCTTCCGTCTTGGGGTAGTGCGATTAATATGCTCTTAACCATGAAAGGTGAGTGGGGACAACTCAAAGAAAATCCACTGATTAAATTTTATGTTTTAGCATCAACATTCTATATGTTAAGTACTCTTGAAGGTCCTATCCAAGCGATTAAATCTGTCAATGCTTTGGCACACTTTACTAACTGGATTCCAGGACATGTTCATGATGGTACTTTGGGATGGGTCGGATTTATGATTATCGGCGCATTGTTCCATATGGCTCCACGAATGTACAAAAAAGAGATTTTTAGTAAAAAAATTGTAGAAGCACAATTTTGGGTTCAAACAACTGGTATTGTTATGTATTTCTCAAGTATGTGGATTGCAGGTATCACACAAGGTATGATGTGGCGAGCAACAGACCAATACGGAAACCTAGCGTACTCCTTTATTGATGCAGTTGAAGTATTGCATCCATATTATACACTAAGAGGTGTGGGTGGCGTATTTTATCTGGTTGGTGTGTTTATGTGGGCTTATAATATGTATAAAACAGCAACTTCAAGCAAAGCAATTGAGAAAGAACCTCAATACGCTTCACCTATGGCATAA
- a CDS encoding response regulator transcription factor: MSDLSKITVLFVEDEQDIRDALEGAIGDEFQSFIMARDGEEGFKKFQKYKPDIVVTDILMPIKDGLEMSKEIKKISRDTPIVVLSAFDEKERLLKAIDIGIDKYLIKPIDADELMNVLNFIGQDLLSLDDTVSLGGDYKFDRSKKVLIKGDTIIPLTKKELLFITILVKNLGVFVLHEEIKKYVWINKNVSDAAIRTFVKRIRSKTSKDFIKNVPGLGYQINTFI, translated from the coding sequence ATGAGTGACTTATCAAAAATAACAGTACTGTTTGTCGAAGACGAACAAGATATTCGAGACGCGTTAGAAGGTGCTATAGGAGATGAGTTTCAAAGTTTTATCATGGCACGAGATGGTGAAGAGGGTTTTAAAAAGTTTCAAAAATACAAACCCGATATCGTGGTGACCGATATATTAATGCCCATCAAAGATGGTTTGGAAATGTCAAAAGAAATCAAAAAAATATCCAGAGACACCCCTATTGTGGTTTTAAGTGCCTTTGATGAAAAAGAACGTCTTCTCAAGGCCATTGATATTGGTATTGACAAATATCTTATCAAACCCATTGATGCGGATGAATTGATGAATGTCTTGAACTTTATTGGACAAGATTTACTCTCATTAGATGATACGGTGAGTTTGGGTGGTGATTATAAATTTGATCGAAGCAAAAAAGTTTTAATCAAAGGAGATACTATCATTCCTTTGACGAAAAAAGAGTTACTTTTTATCACAATTTTAGTAAAAAATTTAGGCGTATTTGTCTTGCATGAAGAGATTAAAAAATATGTCTGGATCAACAAAAATGTCAGTGATGCCGCTATCAGGACATTTGTCAAGCGAATTCGGAGCAAAACAAGCAAGGATTTTATTAAAAACGTACCCGGATTGGGGTATCAGATTAATACTTTCATTTAA
- a CDS encoding PAS domain-containing sensor histidine kinase, which yields MTLEQYKNAIETSNIVSKTDLNGMITFVNDEFCRIFEYSREELIGKNHNIVRHPDVDASVFKALWDTILAKKTYKSTVKNLSKSGKTIYVNTTVIPILDKNGAIEEFIAIRYDVTRKEELTKELQKKERELENLNATLEERIAIQTQELQLLNRDLEKRVEEEVCKNREKDRLLFQQSRLASMGEMIGNIAHQWRQPLSELSITLYKTKKIYMSQTENLSDHDTFLSSYNHAKDVIKKMSKTIEDFRHFFNPNRAREHFLIKDAVDEMLRIMKETVHKHHLHIKVTYKKNISIDGFISEFTQVLMNLLNNSKDAFESKHVTQREIALVIDSDEQSNAVITYHDNAGGIKEDIIDKIFDPYFTTKHSSVGTGLGLYMSRMIIKDSMDGDMSVTNNDHGAQFTIIVPQRRKNE from the coding sequence GTGACACTAGAGCAATATAAAAATGCTATTGAGACGAGTAATATTGTTTCAAAAACAGACCTCAATGGCATGATTACTTTTGTCAATGATGAATTTTGTCGGATTTTTGAATATAGCAGAGAAGAATTAATCGGTAAAAATCATAATATTGTCAGACATCCCGATGTCGATGCTAGCGTTTTTAAAGCATTATGGGATACGATATTAGCCAAAAAAACGTATAAATCTACGGTGAAAAATCTCTCAAAATCGGGTAAAACCATCTATGTCAACACCACGGTCATCCCCATACTTGATAAAAACGGGGCAATCGAAGAATTCATCGCCATTCGCTATGATGTGACGCGTAAAGAAGAGTTGACAAAAGAGTTGCAAAAAAAAGAAAGAGAGTTAGAAAACCTCAATGCGACATTAGAAGAGCGCATTGCCATTCAAACACAAGAATTGCAACTTTTAAATCGTGATTTAGAAAAAAGAGTCGAAGAAGAAGTGTGTAAAAATCGTGAGAAAGATCGGTTGTTATTTCAACAATCACGACTGGCGAGCATGGGTGAGATGATTGGCAATATCGCACATCAATGGCGACAACCTCTCTCTGAACTGAGTATTACGCTTTATAAAACCAAGAAAATATACATGAGTCAAACAGAAAATCTTAGCGATCATGATACGTTTTTGTCGAGCTACAATCATGCAAAAGATGTGATTAAAAAAATGTCCAAAACCATTGAAGATTTTCGGCATTTTTTTAATCCCAATAGAGCGCGAGAACATTTTCTTATTAAAGATGCTGTAGATGAGATGCTTCGGATTATGAAAGAAACGGTACATAAGCACCATTTGCATATCAAAGTGACGTATAAGAAAAATATTTCTATTGATGGATTTATTAGTGAGTTTACTCAGGTTTTGATGAATCTGCTAAATAACTCAAAAGACGCATTTGAAAGTAAACACGTGACGCAAAGAGAGATTGCTTTAGTGATTGACTCAGATGAGCAATCCAACGCGGTGATTACCTATCATGATAATGCCGGGGGCATCAAGGAAGATATTATTGATAAAATCTTTGATCCCTATTTTACGACCAAACATTCGAGTGTCGGAACAGGCTTGGGTCTGTATATGAGTCGAATGATTATAAAAGATAGTATGGACGGAGATATGAGTGTTACCAATAACGACCATGGAGCACAATTCACTATCATCGTACCGCAAAGGAGAAAAAATGAGTGA
- a CDS encoding sulfite exporter TauE/SafE family protein has protein sequence MDTINFTAIIAVAFLGSLGHCIGMCGGFIVAYSSSKIDSKSSKSRQFISHLFYSLGRVTSYVFIGMISGYLGSVVSFSETSTGYFLFLVGLFMILMGFSLMGQIKFLTSLESSIATNAFVKKIFSTLIHSKSILSFYGLGILNGFLPCGLVYFFAVSAAATGSVLWGGVTMLVFGLSTIPSLLGFGFIVGFLKGSSFRSIMIRIASVVIILYGIYMSYLGYMAVVKGISQ, from the coding sequence ATAGATACTATAAATTTTACTGCCATCATTGCGGTTGCTTTTTTGGGAAGTTTGGGACACTGTATTGGAATGTGCGGTGGATTTATCGTGGCTTACAGCAGTTCGAAAATAGATAGTAAATCCTCAAAAAGTCGGCAATTTATCAGTCATCTCTTTTATAGTTTAGGACGGGTGACGTCGTATGTTTTTATTGGGATGATTTCGGGCTATCTTGGAAGCGTGGTCTCTTTTTCAGAGACATCAACCGGATATTTTCTGTTTCTCGTAGGATTGTTTATGATTTTGATGGGCTTTTCTTTGATGGGACAGATTAAATTCCTCACCTCTTTAGAATCCTCCATCGCGACGAATGCCTTTGTCAAAAAGATTTTCTCGACACTCATTCATTCAAAGAGTATTTTGAGTTTTTATGGCTTGGGTATTCTCAATGGATTTCTTCCTTGCGGACTGGTTTATTTCTTTGCCGTTTCCGCTGCAGCAACGGGCTCTGTTCTTTGGGGTGGGGTCACGATGCTTGTTTTTGGACTCTCTACCATCCCCTCTCTCTTGGGTTTTGGTTTTATCGTGGGTTTTCTCAAAGGAAGTAGTTTTAGAAGCATCATGATACGCATTGCTTCTGTGGTGATTATCTTGTATGGTATATACATGTCCTATCTTGGCTATATGGCCGTCGTCAAAGGCATCTCTCAGTGA
- the carA gene encoding glutamine-hydrolyzing carbamoyl-phosphate synthase small subunit codes for MKLKPIWIYLENGIFLEAKSFGSDGTRVGEIVFNTSMSGYEEIMSDPSYAGQFVVFTMPEIGIVGINKDDMESDRVHASGMIVRNFNEYYSNFRAEDSIDHLLIDNNAIGICDIDTRYLTTNIRDHGSKMMIASTEISNKEELKEILHSFPRIEEVNFIKEVSTKEPYIHKSGSWDGTQFKYHDAPKGAKKKVVVLDYGVKRNILNELCMAGLEVEVVPHDSDIEVLIQRYRKGEINALFLSNGPGDPMFYKEEVAKIKTLIEAKVPMFAICLGHQLLSIAHGYPTYKLLFGQHGGNHPVRYERNRVVEITAQNHNYNVPASICEIAEVTHKNLFDNTIEGVAYKNEPIFSVQHHPEASPGPHDSKYIFKEFAQKI; via the coding sequence ATGAAATTGAAGCCAATTTGGATCTATTTAGAAAATGGTATTTTTTTGGAAGCAAAGAGTTTTGGAAGTGATGGTACGCGCGTCGGTGAAATAGTTTTTAATACCTCGATGAGTGGTTATGAAGAGATTATGAGTGACCCAAGTTATGCGGGTCAATTTGTCGTTTTTACGATGCCAGAAATCGGCATTGTTGGAATCAACAAAGATGACATGGAGAGCGATCGTGTACATGCTAGTGGCATGATTGTGCGCAATTTTAATGAATATTACTCCAATTTTAGAGCCGAAGACTCCATTGATCATTTACTAATCGACAATAATGCTATCGGTATTTGCGATATTGATACCCGCTATCTTACAACCAATATCCGAGATCATGGTTCAAAGATGATGATTGCATCGACTGAAATTTCCAATAAAGAAGAATTAAAAGAGATTCTCCACTCTTTTCCAAGAATCGAAGAGGTGAATTTCATCAAAGAAGTCAGCACCAAAGAGCCTTACATTCACAAAAGTGGATCATGGGATGGTACCCAATTTAAATATCATGATGCACCAAAAGGCGCGAAGAAAAAAGTCGTCGTTTTGGATTATGGTGTGAAGCGGAATATTCTCAATGAACTGTGCATGGCAGGATTAGAAGTAGAAGTCGTGCCTCATGATAGTGATATAGAGGTATTGATACAACGATATAGAAAAGGCGAAATCAATGCACTGTTTCTCTCCAATGGGCCTGGAGATCCGATGTTTTATAAAGAAGAAGTTGCAAAAATTAAGACATTAATTGAAGCAAAAGTACCAATGTTTGCAATTTGTTTGGGGCATCAACTCTTAAGTATTGCTCATGGCTATCCGACCTATAAGTTATTGTTTGGACAACATGGCGGCAATCATCCTGTGAGATATGAGCGAAATCGCGTGGTTGAAATCACAGCACAAAATCACAACTATAATGTTCCTGCTTCGATTTGTGAAATTGCTGAGGTTACCCATAAAAATTTATTTGATAATACTATCGAAGGCGTGGCATATAAAAATGAACCAATCTTTTCGGTACAGCACCACCCTGAAGCGAGCCCAGGGCCACACGATAGTAAATATATCTTTAAAGAATTTGCACAAAAAATTTAA
- a CDS encoding DUF507 family protein: protein MKVRLPHAPYIANKIAIDLINCGFVTLLHGVEPIAKIAQNLIEEDIKKEMALETKVDEILDANDDEIEFRQVDRRSMFWLVKKKLAKEYDFVLSYEDRFNNIAHLVLEQSWKDGLIDYAVSENRVKNVIYTAIEQYLENFEGIEDIVAEQIDNYKRKLIPGSAEYDLVFEKLYEEELKRRGMLL from the coding sequence ATGAAAGTCAGATTACCTCACGCTCCCTACATCGCTAATAAAATAGCAATAGACTTAATAAATTGTGGTTTTGTTACCTTGCTTCATGGGGTTGAGCCAATAGCAAAAATCGCTCAAAATTTGATCGAAGAAGATATAAAAAAAGAGATGGCTTTAGAGACCAAAGTCGATGAAATACTTGATGCCAATGATGATGAGATAGAGTTTAGACAAGTAGATAGAAGAAGCATGTTTTGGTTAGTCAAAAAGAAATTGGCGAAAGAATATGACTTTGTACTCTCTTATGAAGACCGATTTAACAATATTGCACATCTGGTTTTGGAACAATCATGGAAAGATGGATTGATTGATTATGCAGTCTCTGAAAATCGTGTCAAAAATGTCATTTACACGGCTATTGAACAGTATTTGGAAAATTTTGAAGGCATTGAGGATATTGTAGCAGAACAAATTGATAACTATAAAAGAAAATTAATACCCGGTTCTGCGGAGTATGATTTGGTATTTGAAAAACTTTACGAAGAAGAGTTAAAAAGAAGAGGCATGTTGTTATGA
- a CDS encoding LysE family translocator produces the protein MDLIHIVTFTGAIFVFMATPGPGTLAVVSRSLGSGFKHAIMMASGMVLGDIIFLLLSMLGLGMIASTFGTLFEMIKIIGGLYLIYLGYKIIRTKTLHGLSASKQKVSYKGDFISGLFITLGNPKVIVFYVGFLPTFINMSAMTYQDIAIVAGLVLGVLSSILVTYAYFASKAKEAIKKPKAQNIMNKTAGSMMLLIGSLLIIKR, from the coding sequence ATGGATTTGATTCACATTGTGACGTTTACGGGTGCGATTTTTGTCTTTATGGCCACACCCGGTCCGGGCACGCTTGCGGTGGTATCGCGCTCCTTAGGGTCGGGATTTAAGCATGCTATCATGATGGCCTCAGGTATGGTCTTAGGGGATATCATTTTCCTGCTCTTATCGATGTTGGGTTTGGGGATGATTGCCAGTACATTTGGGACGCTTTTTGAGATGATTAAAATCATCGGCGGACTCTATTTAATCTACCTTGGGTATAAAATAATACGCACAAAAACATTGCACGGATTGAGCGCTTCAAAGCAAAAAGTGAGTTATAAGGGGGATTTTATCTCTGGATTATTCATCACCCTTGGCAACCCTAAAGTCATCGTTTTTTATGTCGGATTTTTGCCGACTTTTATCAATATGTCCGCGATGACTTATCAAGATATTGCTATTGTAGCGGGTCTTGTTTTGGGCGTACTCTCTTCTATCTTAGTAACCTATGCGTACTTTGCTTCCAAAGCCAAAGAGGCAATCAAAAAGCCAAAAGCGCAAAATATCATGAACAAAACAGCCGGCTCCATGATGCTTCTAATCGGTAGTTTACTCATCATCAAACGATAG
- a CDS encoding MotE family protein, producing the protein MKIIFLIMTLLAASFAQSVDCTQIFESRKGELLREVEKIDDARQSFEALKAATNALFDKQRASIEADRKALVQKEADLNATQQNIKALIAKNQKILDEIKGIKESKISQTYTKMKDSAAAAILDSLTTEEASRILFTLQAKKISKILAKMNPLNASKVTIRLSEGPPFQKSTQKQIPAQNTKSP; encoded by the coding sequence TTGAAAATAATATTTTTGATCATGACACTGCTTGCTGCCTCTTTTGCACAGAGTGTGGATTGTACGCAAATCTTTGAAAGCCGAAAAGGTGAACTATTAAGAGAGGTCGAGAAGATTGATGATGCCCGACAATCTTTTGAAGCACTCAAAGCCGCCACCAATGCACTTTTTGATAAACAAAGAGCCAGCATAGAAGCGGATAGAAAAGCCTTAGTGCAAAAAGAAGCGGACCTTAATGCAACCCAACAAAATATCAAAGCATTAATAGCAAAAAACCAAAAAATTTTGGATGAAATCAAAGGCATCAAAGAGAGTAAAATCAGTCAAACATATACCAAGATGAAAGATTCAGCTGCGGCGGCCATATTAGATAGTCTCACGACAGAAGAAGCCTCCCGTATCCTTTTTACGCTTCAAGCCAAAAAGATTTCTAAAATTTTGGCAAAAATGAATCCTCTAAACGCATCTAAAGTGACGATACGATTGAGTGAAGGACCTCCGTTTCAAAAATCAACACAAAAACAGATTCCAGCACAAAATACTAAGAGTCCTTGA
- a CDS encoding flagellar FliJ family protein has translation MKSAFSKISKIKKQKLNTIENEIMRIQLDIMRLEQAIKEIYEHIKKLEMPSRGSVVLLNFYQEKRQLLNKQKHELDQRLEAKRERLTEKQTAYKDAQIDFEKIKYLEDQELMSKIKKIKKDEQKELDEMANILQYKR, from the coding sequence ATGAAATCGGCATTTTCTAAAATATCTAAGATTAAAAAACAGAAATTAAATACAATAGAAAATGAGATTATGCGTATCCAACTGGACATCATGCGACTAGAACAAGCTATCAAAGAGATTTATGAGCATATCAAAAAACTCGAGATGCCAAGTCGCGGTTCGGTGGTTTTGTTAAATTTTTATCAAGAAAAACGACAATTATTAAACAAGCAAAAACATGAGTTAGACCAGCGATTAGAAGCAAAAAGAGAGAGGCTTACAGAGAAGCAAACAGCGTATAAAGATGCTCAAATTGATTTTGAAAAAATTAAATATTTAGAAGACCAAGAGCTCATGAGCAAGATAAAAAAAATCAAAAAAGATGAACAAAAAGAGCTAGACGAAATGGCAAATATACTCCAATACAAAAGGTGA
- a CDS encoding adenylosuccinate synthase codes for MKSDLIVGIQWGDEGKGKIVDLLAQDYDVVCRYQGGHNAGHTIVVDDKKLALHLIPSGVLNQNAINIIGNGVVISPKDLIEEMKPFGDLSDRLFISDKAHMILRHHILIDQAREKLRGKKAIGTTGRGIGPAYGNKIERVGHRIGELKDTEKLAKSLIEYFDINHVLFEALGIETANYDDLKKELDAYAKVLVPMIADTTSMVWNALDENKKVLLEGAQGTLLDIDHGTYPFVTSSSTVSAGACIGLGLNPKDIGNVTGIVKAYCTRVGNGPFPTEDFTQDGKDLGEKGKEFGVTTGRARRCGWFDAVACRYASRLNGCDELAFMKLDVLDGFPKIKVCVAYEIDGKRVETLPQSLENVTPIYEEYDGWDRVQGITKYEDLPENAKKYVKRIEELTQTKIGLISTGPDRKETIFV; via the coding sequence ATGAAAAGTGATTTGATAGTAGGGATTCAATGGGGAGATGAAGGCAAGGGCAAAATCGTCGATTTGCTGGCTCAAGATTATGATGTCGTTTGTAGGTATCAAGGCGGACACAATGCTGGACATACCATCGTCGTAGATGACAAAAAATTGGCATTACACCTGATTCCATCAGGAGTACTCAATCAAAATGCTATCAATATCATAGGAAATGGTGTGGTGATTTCACCTAAAGATTTGATTGAAGAGATGAAACCTTTTGGTGATTTGAGTGATAGACTTTTTATTAGCGATAAAGCGCATATGATTCTAAGACACCATATTTTAATCGATCAAGCGAGAGAAAAATTACGAGGTAAAAAAGCAATCGGTACGACCGGTCGTGGTATTGGACCGGCTTATGGTAACAAAATCGAGCGGGTAGGACATCGCATTGGCGAACTCAAAGATACGGAAAAATTAGCAAAAAGCCTCATCGAATATTTTGATATTAATCACGTATTATTTGAAGCACTCGGGATTGAAACAGCAAATTATGATGATTTGAAAAAAGAGTTGGATGCTTATGCCAAGGTATTGGTCCCGATGATTGCAGACACAACCTCTATGGTATGGAATGCACTGGATGAGAACAAAAAAGTATTGTTAGAAGGCGCACAAGGTACACTTTTAGATATTGACCATGGTACCTATCCTTTTGTGACCAGTTCTTCTACTGTCAGTGCCGGAGCTTGTATTGGTTTGGGATTGAATCCAAAAGATATCGGCAATGTCACGGGTATTGTCAAAGCGTATTGTACGCGCGTGGGAAATGGTCCTTTCCCGACTGAGGATTTTACACAAGATGGCAAAGACCTCGGTGAAAAAGGTAAAGAATTTGGTGTGACCACAGGACGGGCACGACGTTGTGGCTGGTTTGATGCCGTAGCGTGTCGTTATGCGAGTCGTCTCAATGGTTGTGATGAGTTGGCATTCATGAAACTAGATGTTTTGGATGGCTTTCCAAAAATCAAAGTTTGTGTGGCTTATGAGATTGATGGCAAACGTGTTGAAACCTTGCCACAATCATTAGAAAATGTCACGCCTATTTATGAAGAATATGATGGTTGGGACCGGGTACAAGGTATCACCAAATATGAAGATTTGCCAGAAAATGCTAAGAAATATGTTAAAAGAATCGAAGAGCTGACTCAGACAAAAATTGGTCTGATTTCAACTGGCCCAGATCGAAAAGAAACGATTTTTGTATAG